AGCCTAATTGATGGGCGGTATCAATCACGTGTTTTACCATTGGTTTACCAGCGATTGTATGTAGCACTTTAGGTAAATCGGAATACATGCGAGTTCCTTTTCCAGCTGCTAAAATTACCGCACTTAATGCTTTTTTTGTCATAGATTTTCTCTTTATTCATCAATAATGGGTAATATTCTATCGTAGAAAGATAGCGAATGGTAAGTTTTTAAGTAAAAGCTATAACAGACTTTTAGATAAGAAAAAAACCGACGGTTTCCCATCAGTTTTTTGAATTTTAAAGTGGTTAAAATAGAAATTATTTAACTTCTACTTCTGCACCCGCTTCTTCTAATTCTTTCTTAAGTGCTTCAGCTTCTTCTTTAGAAACACCTTCTTTTAAGTTAGCTGGAGCAGATTCAACTAAATCTTTAGCTTCTTTTAAGCCTAAGCCAGTTGCACCACGTACTGCTTTAATTACTGCTACTTTGTTAGCACCTGCAGATTTAAGTACAACGTCGAATTCAGTTTTTTCTTCTGCTGCCGCTGCACCGCCTGCTGCTGGAGCTGCTGCTACTGCTGCCGCTGCTGAAACACCGAATTTT
The Haemophilus influenzae DNA segment above includes these coding regions:
- the rplL gene encoding 50S ribosomal protein L7/L12, which produces MSLTNEQIIEAIASKTVTEIVELIAAMEEKFGVSAAAAVAAAPAAGGAAAAEEKTEFDVVLKSAGANKVAVIKAVRGATGLGLKEAKDLVESAPANLKEGVSKEEAEALKKELEEAGAEVEVK